The following proteins are encoded in a genomic region of Cherax quadricarinatus isolate ZL_2023a chromosome 5, ASM3850222v1, whole genome shotgun sequence:
- the LOC128684650 gene encoding ctenidin-1-like produces MKFTWLLLLVLLLALTAVFARPDPGKKKKFGKKGGGYILQPIHVIQVPVKYGGYGGGGYGGGGGYGGGGFGGGGFGGGGFGGGGFGGGGFGGGGFGGNGFGGGGYGGGFGGGGFGGGGFGGGGLGGGGGYGGSGFGGGGFGKGGFVGGGHGGGGFGGGGFGGGGFGKGGFVGGSHGGGGFGGGGFGGGGFGGGGFGGGGYGR; encoded by the exons ATGAAGTTT acgtggctgctgctgctggtgcttctgctggCCCTGACGGCTGTCTTCGCCAGACCTGACCCCGGCAAGAAGAAAAAGTTTGGCAAGAAAGGTGGTGGTTATATTCTTCAACCCATTCATGTGATACAAGTACCTGTCAAATACGGTGGCTATGGCGGTGGAGGCtacggtggtggcggcggctacGGAGGTGGCGGATTTGGCGGAGGTGGTTTTGGCGGAGGTGGTTTTGGCGGCGGTGGTTTTGGAGGCGGTGGTTTTGGAGGCGGTGGTTTTGGAGGCAATGGTTTTGGCGGTGGTGGCTACGGCGGCGGCTTCGGAGGTGGTGGTTTTGGGGGTGGCGGCTTCGGAGGTGGTGGCTTAGGCGGCGGCGGAGGCTATGGGGGGAGTGGATTTGGAGGAGGTGGCTTTGGGAAAGGTGGTTTTGTAGGTGGTGGCCATGGAGGAGGTGGCTTTGGAGGAGGTGGCTTTGGAGGAGGAGGCTTTGGAAAAGGTGGTTTTGTAGGTGGTAGCCATGGAGGAGGTGGCTTTGGAGGAGGTGGCTTTGGCGGTGGTGGCTTTGGAGGTGGTGGCTTTGGAGGTGGTGGCTATGGGCGGTAA